The proteins below are encoded in one region of Nilaparvata lugens isolate BPH chromosome X, ASM1435652v1, whole genome shotgun sequence:
- the LOC120354627 gene encoding uncharacterized protein LOC120354627 produces MMDKLKERSSLDARKGPPTILTQNEEELLCLWLKAMAKKGIPVEPRQLLDAVEEIMKKDGRQNPFNEGRPGRKWIDLFFKRHPDISLRKPEALGIGRSLVTEKSIRKWHDDLKQYIIEITGNTDLLDDPKRILNGDESGFQTNPVTSLVIGPKGFKDLYEVRGSNKECITVMVTFNAAGDMAPPCIVLPYERIPADISHNVNPNWSLGKSKTG; encoded by the exons ATGATGGATAAATTGAAAGAAAGGAGTTCATTGGATGCTAGAAAAGGGCCTCCAACGATTTTAACACAAAAT GAGGAGGAGCTTCTATGTTTATGGCTGAAAGCAATGGCTAAAAAAGGGATTCCAGTTGAGCCACGGCAGCTTCTTGATGCTGTAGAGGAGATCATGAAGAAAGATGGTAGACAAAACCCATTCAATGAAGGAAGGCCTGGGAGAAAATGGATTGATCTCTTCTTCAAACGACATCCAGATATTTCACTTCGAAAGCCTGAAGCTCTTGGAATTGGACGATCATTGGTTACAGAGAAATCCATTAGGAAATGGCATGATGACTTGAAGCAGTACATCATTGAGATAACAGGGAATACTGATTTGCTTGACGACCCCAAGAGAATCTTAAATGGGGATGAATCAGGGTTTCAAACAAACCCTGTAACATCTCTAGTGATAGGGCCTAAAGGGTTTAAAGACTTATACGAAGTGCGAGGCAGTAACAAAGAGTGTATAACTGTTATGGTTACATTTAATGCAGCTGGAGACATGGCACCTCCTTGCATTGTTCTCCCATATGAAAGAATACCAGCTGATATAAGTCATAATGTCAATCCTAACTGGTCATTAGGGAAATCCAAAACTGGGTGA
- the LOC111050642 gene encoding uncharacterized protein LOC111050642, whose protein sequence is MCILISLTKNIEAFPSLRKENAELKERVDDMEQYSKSNMLEINGIPKKQDEDVTEIICRMSEALGHKIKADAIDICHRLKQRNENLPPPIVVKFVRRTDKQVILNKRKVTRQFSTKQMGETTDHPVYVNESLAPTRRRIFTMAREIFKRGDIKYLWIKEGKILARKEDGTPVIELKNSEEVNKLSVRSASKQPGNQENNSVSTVNKNVIRDK, encoded by the coding sequence ATGTGTATACTGATAAGTCTGACCAAAAACATTGAGGCTTTTCCTAGCCTCaggaaagaaaatgcagaacTGAAGGAACGCGTCGATGATATGGAACAATACTCAAAATCGAACATGCTGGAAATAAATGGTATACCCAAAAAACAGGATGAAGATGTAACAGAAATCATTTGTAGAATGAGCGAAGCATTAGGACACAAAATAAAAGCAGATGCAATCGACATTTGTCACAGACTTAAACAACGAAATGAAAACCTACCTCCACCAATCGTTGTCAAGTTCGTTCGTAGAACAGACAAAcaagtaatattgaataaaaggaaAGTTACGAGGCAgttttctacaaagcagatgggAGAAACAACGGACCATCCAGTCTATGTGAATGAAAGTCTAGCACCTACGCGAAGAAGGATTTTCACCATGGCGAGAGAGATCTTCAAAAGAGGCGACATCAAATACCTATGGATCAAGGAAGGGAAGATTCTAGCTAGGAAAGAAGACGGAACACCAGTTATTGAACTCAAGAACAGTGAAGAAGTGAATAAGTTGAGCGTGAGAAGTGCATCAAAGCAGCCAGGTAACCAAGAAAATAACAGTGTCAGTACcgtaaataaaaatgtcatcagAGATAAGTAA